The nucleotide sequence CCCGCCGGCCCCGCCAACCCATCCGGTTCAGTCGGGCAGCCGGGCGAGGGATAGCTTCGCCAGGATCTCGTCCACTGTCTCGTCCGGCGTCTGGTCGGAGTTGTCCAACCAGAGACCGAGCCGGGGCGTGCCGTCGCGCACCGCCGAGTCGAGCGCCTGCACGGTCCACGCGCCGTACCCCGACTTGGTCCGGCCCTGCTCGCGGCGGTGGATCACCTCCGGGCGCGGCACCAGCACGACGGCGAAGCGCGGCCGGGTGGCGACCAGGTCCAGGTAGTCGGCCCAGACGGGTCCGAGGACGACATCCTGGAGTACCGCCGTGAAGCCGGCCCGGGCATAGCCGTCGGCGGTCGCCGCGGCGAGCTGGTAGCGCAGCCGGAGCTGCGCGGCGGCCTCGTCCGGCTCCTCCGGGGTGAACTCCCGACGGCCCGAGACGATCATCCGGCGGAAGGCGTCGCCCCGGACGTGCGCGGCCCGGGGCAGCCGCTCGGCGAGCCGCTGGGCCACGGTGGACTTGCCGGCGGCCATGGCCCCGGTCAGCACCAGCACGGCGGAGGACAGTTCGATCATCTCAGCGACCGAAGTTACCGCACGCCGCCGCACGCTGGCCTGCGGCCCTGCGGGCCGTTCAGGGCTGGGTGGCTGTTTCGAACTGCGCTGCGTCGCCCTCTTCGAGGCCAGCAAACCCGCGTCGACGGAGGATCGGGCCGGGCTGATCCGGCCGACCAACGGCAGGGTCGGAACAGAGCTTCGACTGGCCACCGGAGTCGGGCGGGGTTCTCGCCGTCCTTGTACTAGCGTCAGAGCTGTGACGAATCGCATCTCCCCGTACGAACCCCTGACGCTGGAGCGCCTCGGCGTACTGCTCGCCGGGGCCGACGAAGCGCGACGGTGGCGGCTCGTGGCGGAGTTCCTGGAAGAATACCGCTGGGAACCAGTCGACTCACGCCGAGATCTTTTGACATCGGAGCCGGCTCCCACCGGAGACGAGCGCTGGGACGTGTTTCTCGCAGCCCTGGCGGAGCATCTGTCGGCGAAAGACGGACGCGGTGCGCCGCGGTGGGTTGAGTCCCGTTCGCTGCGGCGGCTCTGGTTTCCCTTCAACACCCGAGCGGCCCGGGTCGATGCGATGGTGCACGCTCCCGCCGCGTTTCGACGTCGCGGCGTATACGTTGCCGCCCAGGAGTTGAACGTCGCGTGAGCGCTGCCGATCCGCTGTTGGACCGTGCTGCGATCGAGGATGCCTTTCGCCGGCTGGGAGATCGGCTGGCCCGGCGCGGGGTTGTTGCAGACTTGTACGTTTTTGGTGGCGCGGCGCCCCACGCGTCTTCGATCACCCCGGACTGCGGGTTGCGGCGGCGTCTCCCGAGCATCTATTGGCGATGAAGGTGCTCGCGGCACGACGTCGGGACGCCGAAGATATTCGATTCCTGGTCGAGCGCCTCGGGCTGACGAGCACCGAGCAGGTACTCAGCCTCTGCGGGGAGATTTTTCCCGAGGAAGAAGTTCCGGGCCGGGCAAGGCTGGTTCTTGATGACGTGTTCGACGAACAGTAGCTCCGCCGTTTGTCGGTAGATGGGCGGGCTCAACCGTGTGACGTCGGGTCGAACTGTGCGCTGTAGGCGGCGGCGCCGGCCACCGACTCGGCGCCGAAGGTGACGTGCCCGACCGGCACCCGACCGGCCACCGCCTCGATCACCCGGGCGACGGCCGGTACCGGGAAACCACCGCACAGCTCGATCAGCCCGACGCCCTCCTCGACAAGTTCCAGGGCGATCGACACGGCCAGCGACTCGTCCGGTACGGGCACCAGCGTGGTGCGCTGGCCGGCCCGGTCCAGCACCACCCGGTCGGCGACCGGATCGGCGCCGGGCTGTCCGTAGATGTACGCCCAACTGGTGCTCATCCCGACCACTCCTTCGCCGCTCGGAGGACACCATCGTCGTACCTCAATGTTGGTTGAGGTCAACCCGTTCCCTCCGGCGGGGGAAGCGGGTCACCCCGGTACGTGAGGTGTGCTGGGGCGCGAGCCCGGAGGGTGGGGACATCCGGGCTGGCCAGCGGGTGCGGCCCGGCGATGTCGAGGAGGCGGCGCGATGGTCCACACCGAACAGGCCGGCCGGGCGGAGGACGGGACCGCCGTGCGGCGCCAGCGCCGGACCGCCGAGCGGCGCCTACACCGGACCGGCTACCTGGCCGCCGGCAGCAGCGCACTCCTCGGGTCGCTCGCGCTGGTCTGGACCGTCACCGGTCGCGGCTACCCGTTCGGCACCGCCGACCCGGACGGGGCCGGCAGCCTGCTCTGGCGGGTACCGGCCGAGGTCGGTGCGCCGATCTTCGCGGTACTGCTGCTCGGCGCGGCGGTCACCGCGCTGGCGACGACCGGCCCGCACGCGGTACGCCTGCCCGGGGCGGCCCGGCTCGCGCTGCTCGGCTACGGCTGGCTGGCGGTGGCCGTACTGCTGCTCGTCGTGCCGGACGTGCAGGTGCTCACCTATCTCGGGTACGCCCCGATGTTGATCGGCGGGCTGCCGTTCGGCTGGCCGCCGGTGGACTACGCCGAACTCTTCACCCTGGCGCTCGGCTACAAGGTCGTCTCGGTCGCCACCGGACTGTTGCTGGCCCGGACCGTGCTCGCCTGGCAGTTCCGTACCGCCGGAGCCTGCCCGTCGTGCGGGCGCCGGGCCGGCGGCGAGGGCTGGACCTCGGCGAAGTCGGCGGCCCGCTGGGGGCGCTGGGCCGTTGGGATCGCGGCGGTGATCCCGGTGCTCTACGCGGTCACCAGGTTCGCCTGGGCGATCGGCATCCCGCTCGGGATCACCGACGGGTTCCTCCGCGAGATGCACCGGACCGGGCTGGTCTGGGCCGGCGCCGGCCTGGCCGCGTTCGGGGTGGTCGGCGCGGTGCTCACCCTCGGGCTGGTGCAGCGCTGGGGCGAGCGGTTCCCGGGCTGGATGGTCGGGCTGGCCGGCCGGCGGGTGCCGGTCAAGCTCGCCGTGGTCCCCGCCACCGGGGTCGCGGTGGCGATCACCGCCGCCGGGCTGGCCCTCTACGGGCAGCCGGAACTCCTCGCCGAACTGGGCGGCGGCAGCCTGACACTGATCCCGATGGCGCTCTGGCCGGTCTGGGGGATCGCCCTCGGCGCCGCCACCCTCGGCTACCACCTGCGCCGCCGGGGCGCCTGTCCCCACTGCTGACCAGTTGCGGCGGCTGACCGGC is from Micromonospora sp. WMMD1102 and encodes:
- a CDS encoding AAA family ATPase yields the protein MIELSSAVLVLTGAMAAGKSTVAQRLAERLPRAAHVRGDAFRRMIVSGRREFTPEEPDEAAAQLRLRYQLAAATADGYARAGFTAVLQDVVLGPVWADYLDLVATRPRFAVVLVPRPEVIHRREQGRTKSGYGAWTVQALDSAVRDGTPRLGLWLDNSDQTPDETVDEILAKLSLARLPD
- a CDS encoding DUF6506 family protein, with translation MSTSWAYIYGQPGADPVADRVVLDRAGQRTTLVPVPDESLAVSIALELVEEGVGLIELCGGFPVPAVARVIEAVAGRVPVGHVTFGAESVAGAAAYSAQFDPTSHG